The Synchiropus splendidus isolate RoL2022-P1 chromosome 1, RoL_Sspl_1.0, whole genome shotgun sequence genome includes a window with the following:
- the amotl2a gene encoding angiomotin-like 2a — MRTAEDSSGTVLHRLIQEQLRFGNLTDTRALLAIQQQALRGGSSSSGGGGAGSPRSSLESLTQEESQYIHMSARQEPQGQEHQGSGLLSESPVCHLYQLHGEELPTYEEAKAHSQYLLSQKGHKPSMDIMSGSEGAWDGKREHARSLSERLMQLSLERNGPGDNLSLSSSHSYPQLYHHTTNTQRSQDLRRPPPEYPACPQLPGYMYSHSQEYGHFYRDPPPPFHSHQHRYVSAQSTAVHSSSPTPLNNNSVQTDTLIRENERLRKELEVYTEKAVRLHKLEAEIQRISEAYETLMKGSSKREALEKTMRNKLEAEIKRMHDFNRDLRDQLDTATKQRVAKEAQCSDQKQHVFLKLLEQNEEQQKERERLERQIQHLRASGEECQHKREMMEQALVSAQARNRQLEEELQRKRAYVEKVERLQSSLAQLQAACEKRETLELRLRNRLEQELKSLRAQQKQKSDTRASEQSSTILHQQLREREEQVLALEADITKWEQKYLEESTMRQFAMDAAATAAAQRDTTIINNSPRHSPHGSFNEDLPSPSQRHQEMENRIRALHAQLLEKDAVIKVLQQRTRWEQSKPEKVGMRLAMSVPSINTMARSTECKGRSLSNDRTGVVPLPAYSPEGQRRDSSTQSDEMPQQQPEPCQLNTPEEIPTTEEPKAPGKMLEGHSNTDAEVVEILI; from the exons ATGAGAACCGCCGAAGATTCATCTGGAACGGTCCTGCACCGCCTCATCCAGGAGCAGCTCCGCTTCGGGAACCTAACAGACACCCGTGCTCTACTGGCCATCCAGCAGCAGGCCCTgcgtggaggcagcagcagcagcggtggtGGCGGCGCTGGAAGCCCACGCTCCTCGCTGGAAAGCTTGACTCAGGAGGAGAGTCAATACATCCACATGTCGGCACGGCAGGAGCCGCAGGGCCAGGAGCACCAGGGCAGTGGCCTGCTCTCTGAGAGTCCAGTGTGTCACCTGTACCAGCTCCATGGGGAGGAGCTGCCCACCTATGAGGAGGCCAAAGCCCACTCACAGTACCTGCTCTCACAGAAGGGACACAAGCCGAGCATGGACATCATGAGTGGCAGTGAGGGAGCGTGGGATGGCAAGAGGGAACACGCTCGCTCTCTGAGTGAGAGACTCATGCAGCTTTCTCTGGAGAGGAATGGACCTGGAGATAACCTGTCCCTGAGCTCGTCGCACAGCTACCCGCAGCTGTACCACCATacgacaaacacacagagatcCCAGGATCTGCGCAGGCCTCCGCCGGAATATCCAGCCTGTCCACAGCTTCCTGGATACATGTACAGCCACTCGCAGGAGTATGGACACTTCTACAGAGACCCGCCTCCTCCATTTCACTCACACCAGCACAG GTATGTGTCTGCTCAGTCGACGGCGGTTCACAGTAGCTCCCCAACACCCCTGAACAACAACTCGGTTCAGACTGATACGTTGATCCGGGAGAACGAGCGACTCAGGAAGGAGCTGGAAGTGTACACAGAGAAGGCTGTCCGACTCCATAAG CTAGAGGCGGAGATCCAGAGGATATCCGAGGCTTACGAGACCCTGATGAAGGGCTCGTCCAAGAGGGAAGCTCTGGAGAAAACAATGCGGAACAAGCTGGAGGCCGAAATCAAGAGGATGCACGACTTCAACCGAGACCTGAGAG ATCAGCTGGACACAGCTACCAAACAGCGAGTGGCCAAGGAGGCTCAGTGTTCCGACCAGAAGCAGCACGTTTTTCTCAAGCTCCTGGAGCAAA ATGAAGAGCAGCAAAAGGAGCGGGAACGATTGGAAAGGCAGATCCAGCATCTGCGTGCGTCTGGGGAAGAGTGCCAGCATAAACGAGAGATGATGGAGCAGGCCCTCGTGTCGGCGCAGGCTCGGAATCGGCAACTGGAGGAGGAACTGCAACGAAAGAGGGCGTACGTGGAAAAGGTGGAGAGGCTCCAGAGCTCCCTGGCTCAGCTGCAGGCGGCATGCGAGAAAAGGGAAACTCTGGAGCTGCGTCTGCGAAACCGACTGGAGCAGGAGCTGAAAAGTCTTCGAGCACAGCAG AAGCAGAAGTCTGACACCAGGGCTTCAGAGCAGAGCTCAACCATTCTGCATCAGCAGCTGAGGGAGCGGGAGGAGCAGGTCCTGGCCCTGGAAGCCGACATCACCAAGTGGGAGCAGAAGTACCTGGAGGAGAGCACCATGAGGCAGTTTGCCATGGATGCAGCCGCTAcagctgcagctcagag GGATACCACCATCATCAACAATTCTCCCCGACACTCGCCACATGGCAGCTTCAATGAAGACCTGCCTTCACCCAGTCAGAGACATCAAGAGATGGAGAACAG GATTCGGGCGCTGCACGCTCAACTCCTGGAAAAGGATGCTGTGATCAAGGTGCTCCAGCAGCGCACCAGGTGGGAGCAGAGCAAACCAGAGAAGGTGGGGATGCGCCTCGCCATGTCCGTCCCTTCCATCAACACCATGGCCCGCAGCACTGAGTGTAAAG GAAGGAGCCTCTCAAATGACCGGACAGGTGTCGTCCCGCTGCCAGCGTATTCCCCCGAGGGCCAGCGTCGTGACTCCAGCACCCAAAGTGATGAGatgccacagcagcagcctgaGCCCTGCCAGCTAAATACGCCGGAGGAAATCCCTACCACCG AAGAGCCGAAGGCTCCGGGGAAGATGCTGGAAGGCCACAGCAACACCGACGCAGAAGTGGTGGAAATTCTCATTTAA
- the sap130a gene encoding histone deacetylase complex subunit SAP130a isoform X2 has translation MSSQQYPRHGLPASNTGAPQLPVAGNLVAVTQPTNPQDGDSGRDVDHGQQDHPPPVGGATLAFRDDKQEMVVRPYPQVQTHGPQQVVPQTVSIQPGTPVTLAPTHLQLGQPAVLTDGQMKAVLKSPMPSRLIAPAPTSNQGHIPIPSKVPGHITVTVESSMATTPSIPVATISGQQGHSSNLHHLMSTGIQIIRGSAPALQIGTPAVPPQTFTSHLPRGAAAAAVMSSSKTVLRPATGGSAGPGQPTVQHIIHQPIQSRPAVTTSTAVLPTVVAPISATRTQSPVISPTATHSAEVTHGRPGLTIHPPPATVSIQRPQTSREAATRIMLPSHPAIGAQKPQPPHTMTQKPIFSTVTPVAAATVAPIVATNTVPSTTAIGGVPHTQMNSNTIVTMTMASHSSHATAVTTSAIPVAKVVPQPIAHSSSRVQPEYPGERASLIPVQGHRSSPNPVTMEARSDNRPSVPVQFQYFLPTYSSSYPLTQTYTPISSSVSTIRQYPVTPQAPSSALPTQGGVGVATTVHLNHMQLMTVDRIGLPSAQISTQGIQPAPIAAQGIQPTPIGVQGLHTSASIATQGIQQTPNVTQQQQQQQQAEAKSGIVLTDGFVASPISTFGATQPVATMVQAHGQGAAPTLVSSPRPSILRKKTTNDSAVRKNLIPAQPSEANSGRMESAVRAAGSPRPAGVKPKAEVHMAVAPPVMATVEALPSQGGEQQVVSSSTQHLSQAIPTMLATPGPVPPSQPSTVLSALPAAMAVTPPVPASMGNTVASPTQPAASSTAACAASSTCPDMKIKQEHESMDTSHPGPAQASSLNIPATGDLIPGASPRKKPRKQQHIISTEETEMMETNSTDEEKTPGRPISGRAERRESPPREYVDEEGVRYVPVRPRPPVTLLRHYRNPWKAAYHHFQRYSDIRVKEEKKGSLQDMANQRGVACRAQGWKIHLCAAQLRQLSNLEHDVYSRLSTLQEGLIPKKRANADDDLHRINELIQGNMQRCKLVMDQVTEARDTMMKVLDHKDKVLKLLNKNSTVKKSSKLKRKERA, from the exons ATGAGCTCGCAGCAGTATCCTCGACACGGACTTCCAGCGTCCAACACTGGTGCGCCTCAACTCCCTGTGGCTGGGAATCTCGTAGCTGTCACTCAGCCAACAAATCCACAAG ATGGAGATAGTGGTCGAGATGTCGATCATGGGCAGCAAGATCACCCTCCTCCGGTCGGTGGGGCAACGCTAGCATTCAGAGACGATAAGCAGGAGATGGTGGTCAGGCCTTACCCGCAGGTGCAGACGCACGGTCCCCAGCAGGTTGTTCCACAAACGGTGTCCATCCAACCTGGCACGCCAGTGACGTTGGCCCCCACACACCTCCAACTGGGTCAGCCAGCAGTTCTTACCGACGGGCAGATGAAG GCTGTTCTTAAGTCACCTATGCCAAGTCGCCTGATAGCCCCAGCACCAACTTCCAACCAGGGTCATATCCCAATACCTTCTAAGGTGCCTGGCCATATTACTGTGACGGTAGAGAGCAGTATGGCTACCACCCCTTCTATTCCAGTTGCAACCATTAGTGGTCAGCAG GGTCACTCGAGCAACTTGCACCATCTGATGTCAACAGGCATTCAGATAATTCGTGGCAGCGCACCAGCACTGCAGATCGGAACCCCTGCTGTGCCCCCGCAGACCTTCACATCTCATTTACCTAGAG gcgctgctgcagcagcagtcatGTCCAGTTCAAAAACTGTCCTGCGACCAGCAACTGGAGGAAGTGCTGGGCCTGGTCAGCCTACTGTGCAGCACATCATCCACCAGCCTATTCAG TCTCGACCTGCTGTTACAACCTCTACAGCTGTGCTCCCAACAGTTGTGGCCCCAATTTCCGCAACCAGAACTCAGTCTCCTGTCATTAGTCCAACGGCTACACATTCGGCAGAGGTGACTCATGG GCGGCCTGGACTGACCATTCATCCTCCACCGGCCACTGTGAGTATTCAGAGGCCTCAAACGTCCAGGGAAGCTGCTACAAGGATCATGCTTCCATCTCATCCAGCTATTGGCGCTCAGAAACCTCAACCCCCCCATACAATGACACAG AAGCCAATCTTCAGTACTGTAACTCCAGTTGCAGCTGCCACTGTTGCGCCAATTGTTGCTACCAACACGGTGCCATCGACTACAGCAATAG GTGGCGTTCCTCATACCCAAATGAACAGTAACACGATTGTTACCATGACGATGGCATCACACTCTTCACATGCTACTGCAGTCACCACCTCTGCCATTCCTGTTG CAAAAGTGGTCCCTCAGCCTATTGCTCACTCTTCATCTCGCGTGCAACCTGAGTACCCTGGGGAAAGAGCCAGCCTCATTCCTGTTCAAGGTCATCGATCTTCTCCTAACCCAGTAACCATGGAGGCTAGGAGTGATAACAG gCCCTCTGTGCCAGTGCAATTCCAGTACTTCCTACCAACTTACTCGTCGTCCTACCCTCTGACACAGACCTACACCCCTATCAGTAGCTCAGTGTCCACCATTCGCCAGTATCCTG TGACCCCACAAGCCCCAAGTTCAGCACTGCCCACTCAAGGGGGAGTGGGCGTGGCCACCACTGTCCATTTGAACCACATGCAGCTGATGACCGTGGATCGGATCGGTCTACCCTCCGCCCAAATCAGCACCCAAGGAATCCAGCCAGCTCCAATTGCGGCCCAGGGCATTCAGCCCACACCCATCGGAGTGCAGGGCCTGCACACATCTGCATCGATAGCCACACAGGGAATACAGCAGACGCCAAATGTCactcagcaacagcagcagcaacagcaggctGAGGCAAAATCTG GAATTGTTTTGACTGATGGATTTGTGGCGAGCCCAATAAGCACGTTTGGTGCCACCCAGCCTGTAGCCACCATGGTGCAGGCACATGGTCAAGGAGCAGCTCCCACCCTGGTCTCGTCTCCTCGACCCAGTATCCTTCGGAAGAAAACGACAAACGATAG tgCTGTTCGTAAGAACCTGATCCCAGCCCAGCCCAGCGAAGCCAACTCTGGCAGAATGGAGAGTGCTGTGAGAGCGGCAGGATCTCCCCGGCCTGCTGG TGTGAAACCCAAAGCCGAGGTGCACATGGCCGTCGCTCCTCCTGTCATGGCCACTGTTGAGGCACTGCCTTCACAGGGAGGGGAGCAGCAGGTCGTGTCCTCCAGTACACAGCATCTATCTCAAGCCATCCCCACCATGCTGGCCACCCCCGGACCAGTGCCTCCATCCCAGCCGTCCACTGTACTGTCAGCCTTGCCAGCTGCCATGGCTGTTACACCTCCTGTCCCCGCCTCAATGGGCAACACTGTGGCCTCTCCCACGCAGCCCGCGGCCAGTAGCACTGCAGCTTGTGCTGCCAGCTCCACCTGCCCGGACatgaagatcaagcaggaacatGAGTCCATGGACACTTCTCACCCTG GACCAGCCCAGGCATCCTCCCTGAACATCCCAGCCACAGGCGATCTCATCCCTGGTGCCTCGCCAAGAAAGAAACCACGCAAGCAGCAGCACATTATTTCGACAGAGGAGACCGAGATGATGGAGACCAATAGCACAGATGAGGAGAAGACCCCTGGGAGGCCCATCAGCGGCAGAGCCGAGCGGCGTGAATCCCCACCCAGAGAATATGTTG ACGAAGAGGGAGTCCGGTATGTTCCAGTCCGTCCTCGGCCTCCGGTTACGTTGCTGCGACACTACCGTAACCCTTGGAAAGCTGCCTACCACCACTTTCAAAGATACAGCGACATCCGGGTCAAAG AGGAGAAAAAAGGATCGTTGCAGGACATGGCCAATCAAAGAGGAGTTGCCTGTAGAGCTCAAGGATGGAAAATCCACTTGTGTGCCGCACAACTTAGGCAGTTG TCAAATTTGGAGCATGACGTGTACAGCCGTCTCTCCACCCTTCAAGAGGGTCTGATTCCAAAGAAGAGGGCGAATGCCGACGACGACCTGCATCGAATAAATGAGCTTATACAG GGAAACATGCAGCGCTGTAAACTAGTGATGGACCAGGTGACCGAGGCCCGCGACACGATGATGAAGGTGTTGGATCACAAGGACAAAGTGCTAAAGCTGCTCAATAAGAACAGCACGGTGAAGAAGTCCTCCAAACTGAAACGCAAAGAACGGGCGTAA
- the sap130a gene encoding histone deacetylase complex subunit SAP130a isoform X1, with protein sequence MSSQQYPRHGLPASNTGAPQLPVAGNLVAVTQPTNPQDGDSGRDVDHGQQDHPPPVGGATLAFRDDKQEMVVRPYPQVQTHGPQQVVPQTVSIQPGTPVTLAPTHLQLGQPAVLTDGQMKAVLKSPMPSRLIAPAPTSNQGHIPIPSKVPGHITVTVESSMATTPSIPVATISGQQGHSSNLHHLMSTGIQIIRGSAPALQIGTPAVPPQTFTSHLPRGAAAAAVMSSSKTVLRPATGGSAGPGQPTVQHIIHQPIQSRPAVTTSTAVLPTVVAPISATRTQSPVISPTATHSAEVTHGRPGLTIHPPPATVSIQRPQTSREAATRIMLPSHPAIGAQKPQPPHTMTQKPIFSTVTPVAAATVAPIVATNTVPSTTAIGGVPHTQMNSNTIVTMTMASHSSHATAVTTSAIPVAKVVPQPIAHSSSRVQPEYPGERASLIPVQGHRSSPNPVTMEARSDNRPSVPVQFQYFLPTYSSSYPLTQTYTPISSSVSTIRQYPVTPQAPSSALPTQGGVGVATTVHLNHMQLMTVDRIGLPSAQISTQGIQPAPIAAQGIQPTPIGVQGLHTSASIATQGIQQTPNVTQQQQQQQQAEAKSGIVLTDGFVASPISTFGATQPVATMVQAHGQGAAPTLVSSPRPSILRKKTTNDSAVRKNLIPAQPSEANSGRMESAVRAAGSPRPAGVKPKAEVHMAVAPPVMATVEALPSQGGEQQVVSSSTQHLSQAIPTMLATPGPVPPSQPSTVLSALPAAMAVTPPVPASMGNTVASPTQPAASSTAACAASSTCPDMKIKQEHESMDTSHPDSSMNLSSGPAQASSLNIPATGDLIPGASPRKKPRKQQHIISTEETEMMETNSTDEEKTPGRPISGRAERRESPPREYVDEEGVRYVPVRPRPPVTLLRHYRNPWKAAYHHFQRYSDIRVKEEKKGSLQDMANQRGVACRAQGWKIHLCAAQLRQLSNLEHDVYSRLSTLQEGLIPKKRANADDDLHRINELIQGNMQRCKLVMDQVTEARDTMMKVLDHKDKVLKLLNKNSTVKKSSKLKRKERA encoded by the exons ATGAGCTCGCAGCAGTATCCTCGACACGGACTTCCAGCGTCCAACACTGGTGCGCCTCAACTCCCTGTGGCTGGGAATCTCGTAGCTGTCACTCAGCCAACAAATCCACAAG ATGGAGATAGTGGTCGAGATGTCGATCATGGGCAGCAAGATCACCCTCCTCCGGTCGGTGGGGCAACGCTAGCATTCAGAGACGATAAGCAGGAGATGGTGGTCAGGCCTTACCCGCAGGTGCAGACGCACGGTCCCCAGCAGGTTGTTCCACAAACGGTGTCCATCCAACCTGGCACGCCAGTGACGTTGGCCCCCACACACCTCCAACTGGGTCAGCCAGCAGTTCTTACCGACGGGCAGATGAAG GCTGTTCTTAAGTCACCTATGCCAAGTCGCCTGATAGCCCCAGCACCAACTTCCAACCAGGGTCATATCCCAATACCTTCTAAGGTGCCTGGCCATATTACTGTGACGGTAGAGAGCAGTATGGCTACCACCCCTTCTATTCCAGTTGCAACCATTAGTGGTCAGCAG GGTCACTCGAGCAACTTGCACCATCTGATGTCAACAGGCATTCAGATAATTCGTGGCAGCGCACCAGCACTGCAGATCGGAACCCCTGCTGTGCCCCCGCAGACCTTCACATCTCATTTACCTAGAG gcgctgctgcagcagcagtcatGTCCAGTTCAAAAACTGTCCTGCGACCAGCAACTGGAGGAAGTGCTGGGCCTGGTCAGCCTACTGTGCAGCACATCATCCACCAGCCTATTCAG TCTCGACCTGCTGTTACAACCTCTACAGCTGTGCTCCCAACAGTTGTGGCCCCAATTTCCGCAACCAGAACTCAGTCTCCTGTCATTAGTCCAACGGCTACACATTCGGCAGAGGTGACTCATGG GCGGCCTGGACTGACCATTCATCCTCCACCGGCCACTGTGAGTATTCAGAGGCCTCAAACGTCCAGGGAAGCTGCTACAAGGATCATGCTTCCATCTCATCCAGCTATTGGCGCTCAGAAACCTCAACCCCCCCATACAATGACACAG AAGCCAATCTTCAGTACTGTAACTCCAGTTGCAGCTGCCACTGTTGCGCCAATTGTTGCTACCAACACGGTGCCATCGACTACAGCAATAG GTGGCGTTCCTCATACCCAAATGAACAGTAACACGATTGTTACCATGACGATGGCATCACACTCTTCACATGCTACTGCAGTCACCACCTCTGCCATTCCTGTTG CAAAAGTGGTCCCTCAGCCTATTGCTCACTCTTCATCTCGCGTGCAACCTGAGTACCCTGGGGAAAGAGCCAGCCTCATTCCTGTTCAAGGTCATCGATCTTCTCCTAACCCAGTAACCATGGAGGCTAGGAGTGATAACAG gCCCTCTGTGCCAGTGCAATTCCAGTACTTCCTACCAACTTACTCGTCGTCCTACCCTCTGACACAGACCTACACCCCTATCAGTAGCTCAGTGTCCACCATTCGCCAGTATCCTG TGACCCCACAAGCCCCAAGTTCAGCACTGCCCACTCAAGGGGGAGTGGGCGTGGCCACCACTGTCCATTTGAACCACATGCAGCTGATGACCGTGGATCGGATCGGTCTACCCTCCGCCCAAATCAGCACCCAAGGAATCCAGCCAGCTCCAATTGCGGCCCAGGGCATTCAGCCCACACCCATCGGAGTGCAGGGCCTGCACACATCTGCATCGATAGCCACACAGGGAATACAGCAGACGCCAAATGTCactcagcaacagcagcagcaacagcaggctGAGGCAAAATCTG GAATTGTTTTGACTGATGGATTTGTGGCGAGCCCAATAAGCACGTTTGGTGCCACCCAGCCTGTAGCCACCATGGTGCAGGCACATGGTCAAGGAGCAGCTCCCACCCTGGTCTCGTCTCCTCGACCCAGTATCCTTCGGAAGAAAACGACAAACGATAG tgCTGTTCGTAAGAACCTGATCCCAGCCCAGCCCAGCGAAGCCAACTCTGGCAGAATGGAGAGTGCTGTGAGAGCGGCAGGATCTCCCCGGCCTGCTGG TGTGAAACCCAAAGCCGAGGTGCACATGGCCGTCGCTCCTCCTGTCATGGCCACTGTTGAGGCACTGCCTTCACAGGGAGGGGAGCAGCAGGTCGTGTCCTCCAGTACACAGCATCTATCTCAAGCCATCCCCACCATGCTGGCCACCCCCGGACCAGTGCCTCCATCCCAGCCGTCCACTGTACTGTCAGCCTTGCCAGCTGCCATGGCTGTTACACCTCCTGTCCCCGCCTCAATGGGCAACACTGTGGCCTCTCCCACGCAGCCCGCGGCCAGTAGCACTGCAGCTTGTGCTGCCAGCTCCACCTGCCCGGACatgaagatcaagcaggaacatGAGTCCATGGACACTTCTCACCCTG ATTCCtccatgaatttgtcatcagGACCAGCCCAGGCATCCTCCCTGAACATCCCAGCCACAGGCGATCTCATCCCTGGTGCCTCGCCAAGAAAGAAACCACGCAAGCAGCAGCACATTATTTCGACAGAGGAGACCGAGATGATGGAGACCAATAGCACAGATGAGGAGAAGACCCCTGGGAGGCCCATCAGCGGCAGAGCCGAGCGGCGTGAATCCCCACCCAGAGAATATGTTG ACGAAGAGGGAGTCCGGTATGTTCCAGTCCGTCCTCGGCCTCCGGTTACGTTGCTGCGACACTACCGTAACCCTTGGAAAGCTGCCTACCACCACTTTCAAAGATACAGCGACATCCGGGTCAAAG AGGAGAAAAAAGGATCGTTGCAGGACATGGCCAATCAAAGAGGAGTTGCCTGTAGAGCTCAAGGATGGAAAATCCACTTGTGTGCCGCACAACTTAGGCAGTTG TCAAATTTGGAGCATGACGTGTACAGCCGTCTCTCCACCCTTCAAGAGGGTCTGATTCCAAAGAAGAGGGCGAATGCCGACGACGACCTGCATCGAATAAATGAGCTTATACAG GGAAACATGCAGCGCTGTAAACTAGTGATGGACCAGGTGACCGAGGCCCGCGACACGATGATGAAGGTGTTGGATCACAAGGACAAAGTGCTAAAGCTGCTCAATAAGAACAGCACGGTGAAGAAGTCCTCCAAACTGAAACGCAAAGAACGGGCGTAA